A stretch of Amycolatopsis balhimycina FH 1894 DNA encodes these proteins:
- a CDS encoding GntR family transcriptional regulator, producing MSGPGGVVPARRRGLADEVADRVRDAIFGGAYPPGAQLREVELSAALGVSRGPVREALLRLEREGLVRSEWHRGATVTTLSDEDVAELDSLRAALEQLAVRLVIATATDAELTAIDQVVERMERARDEHEMVGCDIDFHDAVYAASGHRRLNEAWQAIRSQVYLFLLTRIGVESEGYLTCVPAEHRQLSDALRARDRDTALDLFAAHRGEAFDVLIGRRRQPAKP from the coding sequence ATGAGTGGACCGGGTGGGGTGGTACCCGCGCGTCGTCGGGGGTTGGCCGACGAGGTTGCCGATCGGGTCCGGGACGCCATCTTCGGTGGTGCTTACCCGCCTGGTGCGCAGTTGCGCGAAGTCGAGCTGTCGGCGGCGTTGGGTGTGAGCCGTGGTCCGGTCCGGGAGGCTCTGCTCCGGTTGGAACGTGAGGGTCTGGTTCGCAGTGAATGGCATCGTGGTGCGACGGTGACGACGTTGTCCGATGAGGACGTCGCCGAGCTCGACAGCCTGCGTGCGGCGCTGGAACAGCTCGCGGTCCGGCTGGTGATCGCCACCGCTACGGACGCCGAGTTGACGGCGATCGATCAGGTTGTGGAGCGGATGGAGCGGGCGCGGGACGAGCATGAGATGGTGGGCTGCGACATCGACTTCCACGACGCCGTCTACGCCGCATCGGGGCACCGGCGGCTGAACGAGGCGTGGCAGGCGATCCGGTCCCAGGTGTATTTGTTCCTGCTGACCCGCATCGGCGTCGAGTCCGAGGGCTACCTCACCTGCGTCCCGGCCGAACACCGGCAACTCTCCGACGCCCTGCGCGCCCGCGATCGGGACACCGCCCTCGATCTCTTCGCGGCCCACCGCGGCGAAGCTTTCGACGTTCTCATCGGACGCCGTAGGCAGCCGGCTAAGCCGTGA